In the Candidatus Poribacteria bacterium genome, one interval contains:
- a CDS encoding glutamine synthetase, producing the protein MEINQIKAHLESDKIQKIKLAGFDIDGVMRGKYISLDKFFSVIEKGLGFCDVTFGWDMIDQLYEQPTVTGWHTGYPDLLAKIDPSTYRAMPWEPNTALFLLDFYETEDRPLTVSPRQLLQTVVRKANDMGFQPFMSAEYEYFIFRETPHSLEDKGFENMTPLSPGWFGYSVLRASAAADYVHAIVDGMKEYDVELEGIHTETGPGVYETAIRYDTACSAADKAALFKTGVKEILARHGLVATFMARWSLDYPGCSGHLHQSLWNLEGDTNLFADESDASGMSQTMKHYIAGQIAAMPEMMALICPTINSYKRTVPGAWAPTSASWGIENRTCALRAIPGTSPKSTRTEYRLAGADGNPHIAMATSLAAGLYGIENQLDPGEPFEGNAYNAPQGRFELLPRSLAEATDLLTDSEISRACLGDAFVDHFIITREHEITEFHRAITDWELKRYFEII; encoded by the coding sequence ATGGAAATAAATCAGATTAAAGCACACCTTGAAAGCGACAAAATTCAGAAGATTAAACTCGCTGGCTTCGATATTGACGGCGTCATGCGCGGCAAATACATTTCGCTCGACAAATTTTTTTCTGTCATCGAAAAGGGTTTAGGCTTCTGTGATGTGACATTCGGTTGGGATATGATTGATCAACTCTACGAACAACCGACCGTCACAGGTTGGCATACTGGGTATCCGGATCTCCTTGCCAAGATTGATCCGAGTACATATCGCGCAATGCCTTGGGAGCCGAACACAGCGCTGTTTTTGCTTGACTTTTACGAGACCGAGGATCGACCGCTTACGGTTTCCCCGCGTCAACTACTCCAAACAGTCGTCCGCAAAGCGAACGATATGGGATTCCAGCCGTTCATGTCAGCAGAGTATGAATACTTCATCTTCCGAGAGACACCCCATTCCCTAGAGGATAAAGGATTTGAGAACATGACGCCGCTCTCGCCCGGTTGGTTCGGTTATAGTGTGTTACGGGCATCTGCAGCTGCGGATTATGTTCACGCAATTGTCGATGGGATGAAGGAATATGACGTTGAACTAGAAGGGATACATACGGAAACAGGGCCCGGTGTGTATGAAACTGCGATTCGCTATGATACCGCCTGCAGCGCCGCAGACAAAGCCGCACTGTTCAAAACAGGCGTGAAAGAAATCTTAGCCAGACACGGACTCGTCGCAACCTTCATGGCAAGGTGGAGTTTAGATTACCCCGGCTGCAGCGGCCACCTACACCAGAGCTTATGGAATTTAGAAGGCGACACGAATCTATTTGCCGATGAATCAGATGCATCAGGCATGTCTCAAACGATGAAGCACTATATCGCGGGACAGATCGCGGCAATGCCCGAAATGATGGCGCTTATCTGTCCGACAATCAACTCCTACAAGCGGACAGTCCCCGGTGCATGGGCACCGACCAGCGCCTCTTGGGGAATAGAAAATAGAACGTGCGCCCTTCGTGCAATTCCCGGCACCTCCCCTAAATCCACGCGGACCGAATATCGGCTAGCCGGTGCCGATGGCAATCCACATATCGCTATGGCGACAAGCCTCGCCGCTGGGTTATACGGGATTGAGAATCAGCTCGATCCCGGTGAGCCGTTTGAGGGCAACGCCTACAATGCCCCTCAAGGGCGGTTTGAACTTTTGCCAAGATCGTTGGCGGAAGCGACAGATCTGTTGACAGATAGCGAAATCAGTCGCGCCTGCCTCGGTGATGCGTTCGTGGACCACTTCATAATCACACGCGAGCATGAAATTACGGAATTCCATCGCGCCATAACGGATTGGGAACTCAAGCGATACTTTGAGATTATCTGA
- a CDS encoding HAD-IA family hydrolase, protein MAGTTVNDNVDGHPLMVVSMMHAFAKHGIELAPDPINKHRGKQKSEAIQTLLKEAAELSPADAERIGDSIYRYFLHELESNLSSISEIDGATELFRHLKSKDIYVGVGSVSQLGWLDERLLDYVGSADQIGVGRPNPKMILDAMERLNITDGSKVIKIGDTVVDVQEGKNAGAWTVAVLTGSQTEAQLKAAAPNYILSSIRELGRLIPL, encoded by the coding sequence ATGGCTGGAACTACTGTCAACGATAACGTTGATGGACATCCGCTAATGGTTGTCAGCATGATGCATGCCTTTGCGAAGCACGGGATTGAACTCGCTCCAGATCCAATTAACAAGCATCGGGGGAAGCAGAAGTCTGAGGCTATCCAAACCCTTCTAAAAGAGGCTGCGGAACTATCTCCCGCCGATGCCGAGCGCATCGGTGATAGTATATATCGTTATTTTCTTCATGAGCTGGAAAGCAACCTTTCAAGTATCTCGGAAATTGACGGCGCAACCGAGCTTTTCCGACACCTCAAATCCAAGGATATTTATGTTGGAGTCGGAAGTGTCTCCCAACTAGGCTGGCTGGACGAGAGGCTGCTCGACTATGTAGGAAGTGCCGATCAAATCGGTGTAGGACGTCCCAACCCGAAGATGATCCTTGACGCAATGGAACGGCTCAACATCACAGATGGAAGCAAGGTTATCAAGATTGGGGATACTGTGGTTGATGTTCAAGAGGGGAAGAACGCCGGTGCTTGGACAGTCGCTGTGTTGACAGGATCTCAGACAGAAGCACAACTGAAGGCAGCGGCACCAAATTACATCCTATCGAGTATTCGAGAATTAGGAAGATTGATTCCCCTATAA
- a CDS encoding HTTM domain-containing protein, with product MKTLLRLLQRFYNWGLCCRDSTRSVGLIRIGLVLLIWSEWAGELILCRDIRLGAILLNSAFFLFTGLMCVGLWTRVSSMGTAIIVSIIFNLHGSFRHHHTFLLVMAILFIALTPCGRSYSLDRWLALRRALKAGLPPPPEIGNLWGLRLIAIQLSMVYFWTAYEKLYWGFLSGARMELLVYNYYAGYDYASIPGFSALCCIVAITTVILEFLLAFGLYIPRFRKYLMPAGIALHVLFYLLLPIRTFTLAMILLYLAFIPATSVHRFIDNMHEDYQTA from the coding sequence ATGAAAACCTTGTTACGACTCCTACAACGTTTTTATAACTGGGGGTTGTGTTGTCGCGATTCCACTCGTTCGGTGGGTTTAATCCGAATCGGATTGGTTCTGCTCATCTGGTCTGAATGGGCAGGTGAACTGATACTCTGTCGGGATATACGGTTGGGCGCGATTCTACTCAACTCGGCGTTTTTCCTCTTTACTGGGCTTATGTGTGTTGGACTATGGACGCGCGTGTCATCAATGGGGACAGCCATCATTGTCTCGATTATTTTTAACCTGCATGGGTCATTCAGGCATCACCACACTTTCCTCTTGGTCATGGCTATCCTTTTTATTGCGCTGACACCGTGCGGTCGCTCATACTCGTTAGATCGCTGGTTGGCACTCCGTCGCGCTCTAAAAGCAGGTTTGCCACCACCGCCCGAAATCGGCAATTTGTGGGGATTACGCCTCATTGCGATTCAATTGTCGATGGTCTATTTTTGGACCGCTTACGAGAAACTTTACTGGGGATTTCTGAGTGGTGCCCGTATGGAACTCCTCGTTTACAACTATTATGCAGGGTATGACTACGCGAGTATCCCCGGCTTTTCTGCGCTCTGTTGTATTGTCGCAATTACTACCGTGATACTGGAATTTTTACTGGCTTTCGGACTGTATATCCCCAGATTCCGCAAATACTTGATGCCTGCCGGAATCGCCTTGCATGTCCTTTTTTACCTCTTATTACCTATCCGTACCTTCACTTTAGCCATGATTCTCTTATATCTCGCTTTCATCCCAGCGACTTCCGTTCATCGCTTCATTGATAACATGCACGAGGATTATCAAACTGCTTAG
- a CDS encoding PD40 domain-containing protein: MQRRYTLALATVVLLTLMIGVDAQAQIAFVSNRSGNWDIYVMDADGGNPQNLTNNPFAHDRQPV, encoded by the coding sequence ATGCAACGGAGATACACTCTCGCATTAGCTACGGTTGTCCTCTTGACGCTGATGATAGGCGTTGATGCACAGGCACAGATTGCCTTTGTGTCTAATAGATCTGGGAACTGGGACATCTACGTGATGGATGCTGATGGTGGGAATCCCCAAAACCTCACTAATAATCCTTTCGCACATGACCGTCAACCTGTGTAG
- a CDS encoding phytanoyl-CoA dioxygenase family protein: protein MRISERKTYDYEPTMTDTQVLEFCKNGYLMLEGVVPDDVNRRAMKYCDQHSNMEPSGILMEDWFVENVIVHPEAAGAVRSLLGANFHLPILMSNHRVQCPIQTVGGWHVDGNYHYTHEINFLQVFYYPQDTPIEMGPTQIVPGTHLVRNKARFMGHLASIKGAIPTTAPAGSIFLTVYHIWHRRGPSTASGIRNLLKYFYWRTTPPQRDWVTEPDFDFATAQYTGPGGAYVEQFRDTIKVSEMFLWLCGRHKSFQNLGGQSWPLPADRNDLPYGFPAGLPQPQSVEL from the coding sequence ATGCGAATATCAGAACGGAAAACCTACGACTATGAACCGACGATGACAGACACTCAGGTACTAGAGTTCTGCAAGAATGGGTATCTGATGCTTGAGGGTGTTGTCCCCGATGATGTTAATCGCAGGGCGATGAAATACTGCGACCAGCACTCCAATATGGAGCCAAGCGGTATTCTGATGGAAGATTGGTTCGTTGAGAACGTGATAGTTCATCCGGAGGCTGCTGGTGCTGTGCGTTCCCTTCTGGGGGCTAACTTTCACCTACCAATATTGATGAGCAACCATCGTGTGCAGTGCCCCATTCAGACTGTGGGTGGATGGCATGTGGACGGTAACTATCACTACACGCACGAAATCAACTTTTTGCAGGTTTTCTACTACCCACAGGATACGCCCATTGAAATGGGACCAACGCAGATTGTTCCGGGCACCCATCTTGTGCGAAATAAAGCGAGGTTCATGGGACATTTGGCTAGCATCAAGGGTGCTATTCCCACTACCGCACCCGCCGGTTCCATCTTCCTGACCGTATACCACATCTGGCATCGCCGCGGACCGTCAACAGCTTCAGGCATCCGCAACCTACTCAAATACTTCTACTGGCGTACGACTCCCCCGCAACGGGACTGGGTAACCGAACCAGACTTCGATTTTGCGACCGCTCAATACACTGGTCCTGGCGGGGCGTATGTGGAGCAGTTCCGCGACACAATCAAGGTGTCGGAGATGTTCTTATGGCTCTGTGGTCGCCACAAGTCGTTCCAGAATCTAGGTGGGCAAAGCTGGCCCCTGCCCGCAGATCGGAATGACCTTCCCTACGGCTTCCCTGCAGGATTGCCTCAACCCCAATCTGTTGAGTTGTAA
- a CDS encoding Gfo/Idh/MocA family oxidoreductase — protein MKTSERNQHVKGRIYRCWRSKSRCALPAVCELDEERLNQVAKKYEFQHTFANHREMLDSVDLDIIYCVMREEWILQPALDCLNAGKHIFIEKPPGANSDETQQLLDTAIANDVYAMVGFQRRYAAVTREAMRRVAEKGPVSTAITTFNKQILGGDGKEFTTTLWNDVCHVIDLLRYMAGGEPVEVTAYRDKFGSESRNCYTALVRFDNDVTGVLLGNRASGGRVLRSELHGVGIGCYMKIPAEIEIHEDNQSHTMGGWEVDNVDERDTPRYEGVLTMHEHFVDCVRNKKVPISDLRDAIHSIHLVDQIEGTLPDS, from the coding sequence ATCAAGACCTCAGAAAGGAATCAACATGTTAAAGGCAGGATTTATCGGTGCTGGCGGTCGAAGTCAAGGTGCGCACTACCCGCGGTATGCGAACTTGACGAAGAACGATTGAATCAGGTCGCCAAGAAATATGAATTCCAGCATACCTTCGCAAATCACCGTGAGATGCTTGATAGCGTTGACTTGGATATTATCTACTGCGTGATGCGCGAGGAGTGGATATTGCAACCCGCGCTCGATTGCCTCAACGCGGGGAAACATATCTTCATCGAAAAGCCGCCCGGTGCCAACAGCGATGAGACGCAGCAGCTGCTCGACACTGCAATCGCAAACGATGTCTATGCAATGGTCGGTTTTCAACGCCGTTACGCCGCAGTGACCCGTGAGGCGATGCGGCGTGTGGCGGAGAAAGGACCTGTCTCTACAGCGATAACCACCTTCAACAAGCAAATTCTCGGTGGTGACGGCAAGGAGTTCACGACAACACTCTGGAACGATGTGTGTCACGTTATCGATCTTCTGCGATATATGGCAGGGGGTGAACCTGTTGAGGTGACGGCGTATCGGGACAAATTCGGCAGCGAAAGCCGAAACTGTTACACCGCGCTTGTTCGCTTTGATAACGATGTAACAGGCGTGTTGCTTGGGAATCGCGCGTCAGGGGGGCGGGTGCTTCGTTCAGAGCTTCACGGCGTGGGGATCGGGTGCTACATGAAGATCCCAGCGGAGATCGAAATTCACGAAGACAACCAGAGCCACACGATGGGCGGCTGGGAGGTTGACAACGTTGACGAGCGGGATACACCTCGCTATGAAGGTGTCCTGACAATGCACGAACACTTCGTAGACTGCGTCCGTAACAAAAAAGTCCCGATTAGCGATCTTCGTGACGCGATTCATTCGATTCACCTTGTTGATCAAATCGAGGGAACTTTACCGGACTCGTAG